The region TCTTCCTCCCGAAGTCATCCCAACAAAAAAGAGCTCGTGGCATCACGGAAACCTTCGCGAGGAGATGGTGCTGCGTGGTCTTGAACTGGTCGAGTTGCGCGGGGCTGCCGATCTGTCATTGCGTGAGGTGGCGCGCCTCGCCGGCGTGTCGCAAACAGCGCCGACGCATCATTTCGGCGACAAGGACGGGTTGCTTGCCGCAATCGCCTCGGAAGGCTTTCGCCTGTTGATGGCGGATCGTCTCGCTGCCCTGAAAGACGGCATGACAAAGGAGCAACGGCTGCGCGTAGTCATGCGAGCCTATGTGGGTTTTGCGCTGAAGCGGCCGGAACTGTTTCATCTGATGTTCGGGCCGCGTATCGCCGATAAAAACAAGCATCCGGAGTTGATGGAAGCAAGCGGCGGCTCGTTCCAGTTTCTAAACAACTCGATTGCCGAATTCCTCGCGGATCAAAGTGATTTAGCCCGCCCGCCGCGCTTCTCCGCGATTGCGGTCTGGTCAGGCATGCATGGGCTCGCGACCCTGTTGTCGGATCGGGAAAGCGGCTTGTGCCAGGTGTCCGACGCATTGATCGAGGATGTCTGCGAAACTGTCACCAACGTCTTGCTAGGCGGCTTGCAGAGCCCACATGTGCAGGCCGGAACGGCCGCTCGCCGGGCGGCCCGCAACAAGAAGTAATCTCCCCTCGCGGCGCGTCTTTTTGTCGGCGATCGCCCGGCTGGGCGCGCCGCGCCTGTCTCACAGTGCTTCCCTCGGTACTGGCCGCTTTCCAGCCTGATATACCTTGCCCGTCCGTTTCCCCATGATTTAAGCAATAAACATTGCTCGTGAGAGGTTATTGACGCCTAAACTTGACGATGTAACAATAAGTCTCAGGTAGGGCAGAGCGGGTTGAACGGGTTGCAATAGATGCGGCCGGTTGGCCGGTTGGTCGCGCGTGGCTGGCATCTGGCCTCGCTCGTCATGAAGATTTGCTAGCAGAATTGCTTACTTTGCGCGGTCTATGCGACCGGTCGATTCAAATTCAGGAGGCGAAGATGACTGATATCGTAGTAGCAGGTTTTGCCCGATCCCCGTTTCATTTTTCACGCAAAGGCGGGTTGATTGACGTGCGCCCGGACGACCTGGCGGCGCAGGTGGTGTCCGAGTTGCTCAAGCGCACCGGCGTCGCTCACAATCTGATTGAGGATCTGGTAGTCGGCTGTTCCTACCCGGAAGCGGAGCAGGGGCTCAATATTGCGCGCATTATTGGCTTTCTGGCCGGTTTTGGCGACGTGGTACCCGGCGCCACGATCAATCGATTCTGCGGCTCGTCAATGTCTTCCGTCCACTATGCAGCAGGGCAGATTGCCCTCGGTCTCGGTGATGCATTCATCTGCGCTGGCGTCGAATCCATGACGCGGGTTCCGCAAGGTGGCTTCAACCGATCGCCGAATCCGGACCTGCTGCGCGACTATCCGGCTGCCTATGCGCCGATGGGCCTGACCGCCGAGAACGTTGCTCGCGAGTATGGTGTAAGCCGCGAAGCGCAGGAGGCCCTTGCTGTCGTTTCGCACGCGAAGGCTGCCGCGGCACGCGAGCAGGGACGCCTTGCCGACGAGATCGTGCCGATCAAGACTCCCGCTGGGCTTGTCAGTGTGGATGGCTGTATTCGTCCCGGCACGAATGCCGCGGCATTGGCGGCCTTGAAACCGGCGTTCGCGGAAGACGGCAGCGTCACGGCTGGCACGTCGTCGCCGCTGACCGATGGCGCATCGGCCGTGCTGCTGTGCAGCGCGGATTTTGCTCGCCAACACGGATTGCGCCCGCTGGCGAAAATCAGGACGGCGGCGGTGGCGTCGTGCCGGCCGGATTTGATGGGTATTGGGCCAATTCCGGCGACCCGCAAGGCGCTCGAGCGTGCGGGACTATCGGTTAAGGATCTGGACGTCATTGAAATCAACGAGGCATTCGCTAGCCAGGCAATCGCCTGCGGGCGCGAACTCGGCTTTGACGAAGAACGGGTCAACGTGGACGGCGGCGCACTTGCGATTGGGCATCCGCTCGGCGCGACCGGCGCGCGGCTGGTCGGCAAGGCGGCGTCGCTGCTTAGCCGCGGCGGCGGCCAGTTCGCGCTGGCAACGCAATGCATTGGCGGTGGTCAGGGCATCGCGACCATTCTGGAAGCCGTGTAATACGGTTGTGGGCGATAACACCGTGCCGTGAGGGCCTCTCTAACGCTCTTTCGCGCACGGTTGCCGGAAACGAAATCCGAGAAGCCCCATGTCCACACCGATTCTCAATCCGGCTGACTATCCATTTCGCGACGGCGGATTTCGCAAACCGTCTGCGGAGTTGCAAACGCGTGACGATGGCGTTTTGCTGCTGCGCTCACCAGCGACCTGCATGCGAAACATCCAGGCTAACGATATCGCCTTGTGCCGCCTCTTTTTGTGCAGCTACGCGTGCTTGCGCGGCCTCGACGTGGGCCGCCGGATTGATCGCGCTGTGAGCCGGATCATTGATGACGTCGAATGCCGGGTTGTAGCCGGCCTCTTTTAGATGGGCAAGTTCGGCTTGCACCTGGGCGCGCGTCAGCGGCGCGTTCGATTGTTGCGCAATCGATGCGATCGGCGCGGTCAGAACGGTGGCAATGACGATAGCCTTAATGAGCGACTTCACGATGACATACCTCCCAAAGGTGTAATCAAATGGTGCGAACATCGGGTTTGCAACCCGCGAGCAGAGTCTAGGGGAGGCGTCGATCCGCGGTAACGGGCGACACTGCAACTTATTGTTGCCTGCCTGAGAACAGTCGCGATCAGCCCAAACAAAACTCCGCCGCGCGCTCTAGAACGGCGCCTGCGACGTCCATTGTTGCGTCTTCGAATCCTGGAAGGGAACTCACCTGCGACTCGTAATTGAAGACCTCTTCCAACAAGAAGAGCACGTCGCGGATCGGTGCCTGACAGGTCGGCATAGCTGTTGATCTCACTGAGAGAAAGTCGGCCCAAGGTGACCTGGTGGTGCCGGGTGTTCAAACCGGCTGTCTCCAATGGGAGTGTCTCGGACAGGATATTCAACTTGACACTGTCATACTGCGCACAGATACTTGAGCACGCAAGCAGCGTTCGGCGCACGCGGTCGACGCGCTGGAAGATCAAATATGATTGATGGGAGACAACCATGCAGCAAAGACCTGTTCTCGTGACCGGTGCGGCCGGTCGGGTGGGGGCGGTGGGGCGGACCCTGACGCAGCTTCTGTTGAAGGAAGGCCACGCGGTGAGAGCGATGGTGCGACGCATCGATGAACGCTCGGAGGCACTGAAGGCCATGGGGGCTGACGTGCTCGTCGGCGACTTGCGCGACCTGCATTCGATGCATCGTGCAATTGAAGGATGCCGGGCGATCTATTTCGGCATGTCCGTATCGGATGCGTATCTGGAAGCGACGATGAACGCCGCGGTGGTTGCGAGGCATTACGGTGTCGATGCCTTCGTCAACATGTCGCAAATGACGCTTTCGCAGATGAGTCTCACTGAGACGACCGCAAGTCCTCAGCACAAACTGCACTGGCTCGCCGAGCAGGCGCTGAACTGGTCTGGATTGCCGGTGGTGCATGTTCGGCCGACGGTGTTTCTTGAAGGCTTCTTTCTGCAACTGGCGTCGGCCTCGGTTCGACAGTCGAGCGAACTGCGCCTGCCATTCGGCGACGGCAAGACGTCGCCGGTCGCTGCGGAGGATGTTGCGCATGCGTTAGCGGCAATCCTCGCCAATCCCGCGCCGCATGTCGGAAGGACCTACCACCTGACAGGGCCGGAATCGCAGAACATGCATTTCTACGCCGGCGAGTATTCGAAAGCACTTGGGCGTAAGGTCACTTATGTAGACATCCCAGTCGAGGAATGGCGGCTCGCTTTGCTCGAAAAGGGATTCCCGGTGCACCTCATGGATCACCTTTCGGCGATGGCCGATCTGCATAGAGCCGGGCGGTACGACCGTCAGTCGGACGACGTACTTACACTGACCGGCCGCCCCGCTACCAGCGTGGCCGATTTCGTGAGCCGCTACGAGAACGCGTTTCGTCCGCGTGAAGCGGGCTGAGCCGGGAGCCGTGCATCGATCCCGTCTGACGCCGTGATGCCGGAATAGGGCGACAAGGAGTGCAGCCGCTCGATCGAAGCCATGGGTCATGGCAATAAGCGCAAAAACGCGCAACTCTGCGACAATCCCGGTACACGTAAACGCATGCTGTTTGACAATGGTGCCGAGGCCTCTTCATGGCTGCGCGCCATTCGTCAAGGAGATCTGGCTGGCTTTCGCTCGACGGCTGCGGCTACGGGTGGCTGCGCACACAGATCTGGGCGCAACAAACGGTCCATTCACAGATATGCCTACCGAAGGTGCCCTATGGATTATCTTGATAGCTTGCGCGTTTTCCGCTCGGTCGTCGAAGGGAAAAGTTTTACCCGCGCGGCAGACATGCTGAGCATTACTACACCGGCCGTGTCGCGCGCCATATCCGGGCTTGAGCAGCGTCTCGGCAGTCGTTTGCTTCATCGCACGACGCGGCAGGTTTCGCTAACGGAAGCCGCGGAACATTTCTATGACGGCTGCTGCCGGATTCTCGACGATCTCGAAGTACTGGAAGCCGAAGCGTCGAACCAGGCGCGTGAGCCGACCGGTGTGCTTCGGCTTGTCGCTCATACAACGGCGACCGTGAGTCGGCTCGTGCCGCTCATCTCGACC is a window of Paraburkholderia phytofirmans OLGA172 DNA encoding:
- a CDS encoding TetR/AcrR family transcriptional regulator, whose protein sequence is MSTLPPEVIPTKKSSWHHGNLREEMVLRGLELVELRGAADLSLREVARLAGVSQTAPTHHFGDKDGLLAAIASEGFRLLMADRLAALKDGMTKEQRLRVVMRAYVGFALKRPELFHLMFGPRIADKNKHPELMEASGGSFQFLNNSIAEFLADQSDLARPPRFSAIAVWSGMHGLATLLSDRESGLCQVSDALIEDVCETVTNVLLGGLQSPHVQAGTAARRAARNKK
- a CDS encoding thiolase family protein, whose translation is MTDIVVAGFARSPFHFSRKGGLIDVRPDDLAAQVVSELLKRTGVAHNLIEDLVVGCSYPEAEQGLNIARIIGFLAGFGDVVPGATINRFCGSSMSSVHYAAGQIALGLGDAFICAGVESMTRVPQGGFNRSPNPDLLRDYPAAYAPMGLTAENVAREYGVSREAQEALAVVSHAKAAAAREQGRLADEIVPIKTPAGLVSVDGCIRPGTNAAALAALKPAFAEDGSVTAGTSSPLTDGASAVLLCSADFARQHGLRPLAKIRTAAVASCRPDLMGIGPIPATRKALERAGLSVKDLDVIEINEAFASQAIACGRELGFDEERVNVDGGALAIGHPLGATGARLVGKAASLLSRGGGQFALATQCIGGGQGIATILEAV
- a CDS encoding DUF4148 domain-containing protein, with the protein product MKSLIKAIVIATVLTAPIASIAQQSNAPLTRAQVQAELAHLKEAGYNPAFDVINDPAHSAINPAAHVEAAQARVAAQKEAAQGDIVSLDVSHAGRW
- a CDS encoding acyl-CoA dehydrogenase N-terminal domain-containing protein, which gives rise to MPTCQAPIRDVLFLLEEVFNYESQVSSLPGFEDATMDVAGAVLERAAEFCLG
- a CDS encoding NAD(P)H-binding protein → MQQRPVLVTGAAGRVGAVGRTLTQLLLKEGHAVRAMVRRIDERSEALKAMGADVLVGDLRDLHSMHRAIEGCRAIYFGMSVSDAYLEATMNAAVVARHYGVDAFVNMSQMTLSQMSLTETTASPQHKLHWLAEQALNWSGLPVVHVRPTVFLEGFFLQLASASVRQSSELRLPFGDGKTSPVAAEDVAHALAAILANPAPHVGRTYHLTGPESQNMHFYAGEYSKALGRKVTYVDIPVEEWRLALLEKGFPVHLMDHLSAMADLHRAGRYDRQSDDVLTLTGRPATSVADFVSRYENAFRPREAG